Part of the Sulfurimonas denitrificans DSM 1251 genome is shown below.
CAGCACACTCGCCACAACTTGTACAATCAAGCATCTCTTCGCCGCTTGTAAGCCCAATAAGAGATTTGTTGAGTTTATTCCACATCGCATAAGCGTCTTTTGGCATACTCTCTTTATACTCAGCTTCAAGTGCATCAGCACCACGCGCAACTGTTTTTAGAGCGTTATCGCCTATCATATCTTTACATGTAGTTACACATCTCTCGCATACGATACAAAGACCTGGGTTGTAGTGGATATGACCCCAATCTATATCTTTTCTATTGACATCTTTAACTGCATAGTGTTGAGCATCAACGCCCATCTCTAAAGTGTAATTTTGAAGTTCACACTCGCCAGACTGATCGCAAACACCACACTCAAGAGGATGATTAACATCATACACTTCCATGATAGCACGGCGCTCTTTTATGATATTTTCAGTAGAAGTAACAACGCTCATACCCTCTTTAGACTTTGCATTACATGCATATACCTGTTTGCCATCAGCCTCAACTAAACATAATCTACACGCAAGTGTAGGGCTACATCTAGTTAGATAGCAAATCGCTGGTATAAAGATATCATTGGCACGAGCGGCATTTAAAATATATTCACCCTCTTGTGTCTGTATCTCTCTTCCATCAATGTTTATTGTAATTTTACTCATTACACTACTCTCACTATTTTGGATTTTTCAAATCTGTATCTACTAGCATCTACACTAATATCAAATGTAGGATTTAGAGCTACAGTTCCTTTTAGCTCATTATCTACTCTAAACTCTCTTGTAATTTTTGTAGAGCCATAACTTATCTCAACTCTATCCCCATCACTTATCTTAGCAGCAACTGCAAACTGCGCAGAACCTCTTAAGAGGTTCTCTTTAGGGAGTTGCTTGGTTTTTGCCGTATAGTTGTTAAACTGAAGCACTGGGTCACACTGATAGATTATAGTTCCATTAAATTCAGGCATATCGTCAAGCTCTTGGATTTTGCCATCAACTCTGCACTCAACTTCATCAAGGATATAGCCTCTGTTATCTTCGCCAAGAGGAGATAAAAAGTTTTCTAAATCATCAAAAGCTATAGCTTTAAATCCAGAACTGACGCTTAACTCTTTTGTATAATCAATTGTCTCATCTTTAATTATATCAAATGCTTTTGCAATATCATTTAGAGTATATCCATCAAAAGTTAGCGCAACATTTGTAGGAAGCACTCTATTGTCTATGCTAACAAATGTTCCCTCTTGTTGATTAAGGGCTGCAATAGCCAAATCTGCGCCTTCAAGTGAAGAGATAACAAAAGAGCCTTTTGCGTTATAACCAACAACATCAGATATATTTTCATCAACATTCAAAGAGTTTATAAGTGAGACACCAAGAGTATTCACTTCACGAGGAACAACAACTAAAGAGAAATCACTATACTTTTCAATAAGCGCTGCTAATTTTGCAATGTTGTTTGAGCGCTCATGAGCAATAAGATCATTTCCTATAACAAGAGTACGTCTAGTCGCTCTTGCAAAAGATTTCATCATCTGCGAGAACTCTTCTTCACCGATATTTGTCTCAGCATAGATATATCCCAAGTCCAACTCATCAAAAAATGCTCTCTCATCATCATCCAATTGCGCATCACTTAAAAGAGCGTTTGCCAAAAGTGCCATTACACCCTCTTCAGTGCCTACTTCATGCTTCATCATCTGAGTTATAACATTTTGCATTAAAGTATCTTCCATTGGATGTGTATATACTATCTTTGCACCGTTATGCTTTGAAGCTGTTGTAAGCGCATATCTAACACCTGGATTATCGGTTGCGATTCTGCTTCCAATTACCACAACGGCATCTGATTGTTTTATTGCATCAAGAGAGCCACTGTGGTGAAGTTTTCCACTTACAGAGCTGTATGAGCGCATAAATGAAGCGAACTTTCTTGCATCCTCATTGAAGAGTTTTATCCCAAGTTTTGCTTTTAAAAGCTCCAGTATATGAGCCTCTTCGTTTGTTATCATAGAAGAGAAGCGAATTGCTTTTGCACTTTTTATTGCTTCTATAGCTTTATTAAACGCACCTTCGTCTCTTTTAGCCTTGTTGTCAAAGTCAAAACCAAAGCGCCCTGCTCCACAAAGAGATGTAAATTCAAAGTTATTTTTTACTCTGTATATCTCATCATCTCCATTTATAGAGCTGTGTCTTGTCTCATACTCTAGCGGACATCCAGCTGAGCAGTGAGCACATGTAGAAGGTACACGCTCTAGCTCCCACGCATTTGCTCTGTATCTAAAACTACTACTTGTAAGTGCTCCAACTGGGCAAACTGCAATACACTCTCCACAAAAAGTACAATCTAAGAGTTCAGAGTTTTTTGGAACGATTATAGAGTTATAACCACCAACTTTTATCTCAATAGCATCATCTCCGATAACTTCATTACATACATGTACACACTTTTCACACATAATACAAAGAGATGCCTCGTAATCTATGAGTCCCCAATGCTTTATTGGACGGAGCTGATCACGAGCTGAGAAATCTTGATGACCTACGTTAAACTCTAAAGTTTTGTTTTGAAGGTCGCAATCTCCAGATTTATCGCAAACACCACACTCTAATGGATGATTTACATCATAGAGCTTCATAATGTTTACTCTCTCATGATTTAGCGCTGCACTCTGTGTTGTTATCTCTACACCCTCAACTGGTGGTGTGTTACAACTAAGCACAAATCCATCCATACCACTAGCCTCTACAACGCACATACGACAAGATGCACATGGTGTAGTCTTAGATATATAACACATTGTAGGAATATAAATTCCATTTTTGCGAGCAACGTTTAGTATAGTCTCGCCTCTTGAAGCAACGACTGAGACACCATTAATTTTAAAATTAATCTCTTTTTTCATCTCACCCATCCTCTTATGCCTGTACCATTGCTATGTAATAACAACGCATACAGCGT
Proteins encoded:
- a CDS encoding NADH-quinone oxidoreductase subunit G produces the protein MKKEINFKINGVSVVASRGETILNVARKNGIYIPTMCYISKTTPCASCRMCVVEASGMDGFVLSCNTPPVEGVEITTQSAALNHERVNIMKLYDVNHPLECGVCDKSGDCDLQNKTLEFNVGHQDFSARDQLRPIKHWGLIDYEASLCIMCEKCVHVCNEVIGDDAIEIKVGGYNSIIVPKNSELLDCTFCGECIAVCPVGALTSSSFRYRANAWELERVPSTCAHCSAGCPLEYETRHSSINGDDEIYRVKNNFEFTSLCGAGRFGFDFDNKAKRDEGAFNKAIEAIKSAKAIRFSSMITNEEAHILELLKAKLGIKLFNEDARKFASFMRSYSSVSGKLHHSGSLDAIKQSDAVVVIGSRIATDNPGVRYALTTASKHNGAKIVYTHPMEDTLMQNVITQMMKHEVGTEEGVMALLANALLSDAQLDDDERAFFDELDLGYIYAETNIGEEEFSQMMKSFARATRRTLVIGNDLIAHERSNNIAKLAALIEKYSDFSLVVVPREVNTLGVSLINSLNVDENISDVVGYNAKGSFVISSLEGADLAIAALNQQEGTFVSIDNRVLPTNVALTFDGYTLNDIAKAFDIIKDETIDYTKELSVSSGFKAIAFDDLENFLSPLGEDNRGYILDEVECRVDGKIQELDDMPEFNGTIIYQCDPVLQFNNYTAKTKQLPKENLLRGSAQFAVAAKISDGDRVEISYGSTKITREFRVDNELKGTVALNPTFDISVDASRYRFEKSKIVRVV